Genomic DNA from Buchnera aphidicola (Hyperomyzus lactucae):
ATAATATTTTGTCCTTTTTTAATTTACTATTTTTAGTAGTATAAATTATTATAAATAGATGTGAATTAAATTTTTATAATAAAAATTAATAGTTTGATTTTCTTGTAATATCAATTACATTTTTAAGATTACTTTTATTAATTAATTTATAATATTTTCTCTAAATTAAAACATATAAAAATAATCAATTTATATTCTAAGTATTTTTTTTTAAAAGTCAATTAATTAATTTAAAAAAATAAAAAAGATGAAAAATATGAAAATATATTTAGTATTTAAATACTATAATGAAAGAATATGTCATTTAATTAAATTATTCAATTTAAAACATAACAATAATTGTTCTATGGCTTTATTAATAAATAATAATTCATTAGAATTATATAACCGTGATAATCTTAAACAAAAATCTATAAAAGTTGATTTTACTTCAAAAAAAAATAATTATAGATGTTGTAATTTTAGAAAAAAAAATGAAATTTTATCTAGAGTTGTAGGAATAAAAAAATATTATTTTCCTTTTGTATTAGATGCAACTGCAGGATTAGGCAATGATGCTTTTGTGCTTGCTTTTTTAGGATGTAAAGTTATTATGATAGAACGTCATCCAATCGTTGCTGCTTTGTTAAAAGACGGTTTAGAAAGAGGATATGAGGATAAAAAAATAGGATTTTGGTTAAAAAAAAGATTACATTTATTAGTAAATGATAGTTTAAATATGTTGGAATTATCTATTCCAAAACCGGATGTTATTTATTTAGATCCTATGTATCCGACTAATAAAAAAAAATCTTTACCAAAGAAAAACATGCAAATTTTAAGAAAATTGATAGGAAAAAGCTATGATTGTGAAAAATTATTAAACATTTCCAGGAAATTTGCAAAAAAAAGAATTATTGTAAAACGTCCTTGTTATGCAAAACCATTATCTAAAGATAAAGTAAATTTTGTTATTAAAAACAAAAACCATCGTTTTGATATATATAATCCTTTTTAAGTACAATAGGAGTACATATATTTGACATGTACCCCTATTAATTAAGATTAATAATATATTTAAACTAATACTTTATATGAAAAGTAATGCTATCCAATACAATAAACTAGATAATAAGATTGAAACAGGTAAAGTTAATATCCATGCTAAAGCAATATTTTTGATAGTTTTTGCTTGAATTCCATCTCCATCAACTAACATGGTACCTGCCACAGAAGATGAAAGAATATGCGTAGTAGATACTGGTATACCTGTGTAACTTGCTACTCCGATAGAAAAAGAAGCTGTTATTTGTGCTGACATAGCTTGTGCATATGTCATGCTTTTTTTTCCTATTTTTTCACCAATGGTTACAACTATACGTTTCCAGCCTATCATTGTTCCTATAGATAAAGATAAAGCAACAATTAATATGATCCACATGGGTGCATATTCAATTGTTTTTAGTAATATTTTTTTGCTTTTTATTAACAAAATCTTATCGTGAGAACTAATATTATTAGTATTTACGGTTGTATCTATTATATCAGAAATACATAATAAAAAATGACGTAATTCCAATCGTTGTTTTACACTTAAACTATTATAATTAGATATACTTTCTAATAATAATTTAGTATTTTTGATGCTTTTTAAAACATCTTGGAATTGATAATTTATATTTGAATTAATAATTATATTTTTTTTATATATTGAATTAGATGAGTTTGTAGTATTTTTTAAAAAATATTCTTCTAAATTGTCAAGTGCATTTTTTGTGTAAATTATTTCGTTTTTATTAGCATTTAAATTTACTGAAAAAGAAGAAGGTACAATACCTATAAGCACAAGCATTATTAATCCAATACCTTTTTGTCCATCATTTGCACCATGTGCATAACTTACCCCAATAGATGATAGAATTAATGCGACTCGAATTAAAAATGGTGGTTTTTTTTTACCATCTTTTATTTCTCTTTCTAATGGTGTCATGTGAATACGATGAAGCATTTTGTTATTGTTGAAATAATATCGTAATAAAAAAATTAAGCTGCCAGCTACTATTAATCCAATAATAGGAGACAAAATAAGTGATAAAAAAACATTTGTCATTTTAGGAATATTAAGTGCATTTACTAAAGATGAACCTGTAATAATTGCATTTGTTAAACCTATTCCAATAATTGATCCAATAAGAGAATGTGAACTAGATGCAGGTAAACAAAAATACCAGGTAGATAAATTCCAAATGATAGCTGCTAGTAACATTGAAAAAACCATAGCAAGAGCATTATTATCAGTTGCATTTAGTAATAAATCATTCGGTAATAAATGAACAATTGCATAAGCAACAGTTAACCCCCCTAACAAAACACCTAAAAAATTAAACAAACCAGACATTATAACTGCGACATGTGCAGACATCGCTCTAGTATATATTAAAGTTGATACTGCATTAGCTGTATCATGAAAACCATTGATCGCTTCATATAATAAAACAAACAATAAAGCTAAAAAAACAAATAAACTATGATTCACATCAGAATAAGAAAATAAATATAGCATAATCTTTAAGCCATTTTTATGAATTCAAGTATGTTTATTATCTGTGAGAAACTATGTTTGAGGAAAGTAAAATATACATTTTATTGATAAAAAATTTTATATGAACTTAAATTGAAATAAATTAATAAGAAAATTTCTTTTTAAGAATTTATTTTTTTTAATCTAAAAGATAAAAAAATCCCAATAGATAACATGATTATAATGAAGCAAGAAATACCAGACCATTTTAAATGAAACCAAAAAAAACCACCAAATGTACCAAAAACACTTGAACCTAAGTAATAAAAAAATAAATATAAAGATGTAGCTTGTACTTTAGCGGTATTTGTATATGAACCAATCCAACTACTTGCAGTAGAATGAGATGCAAAAAAACCACCAGAAAAAATTATTAAACCTAAAATTATTATTAATAATTGATTGTATTGTGTTATAAACACACCTAATATCATTAAAATAAGTGATGTAATCAGAATGTTATTTCGATGATATTTATTAATTAAAATACCGGCTTTAGGAGAACTATAAACTCCAGTTAAATAAATAATAGAAAGTAGTCCTATACTAGATGGACATAATAAAAATGGCTCTAATATTAATCGATAACCAATATAATTAAAAATAGTAACAAAACTACCCATTAATATAAAACCGATTATAAAGAGAACTAATAATGCCGGATTTTTTAAATGTGCATAAAAAAGATTTAAAAAATTACGTAAATCAATAGAAATAGAATGGAAATTCTTAGAATTAGGTAAAAAATACAAAAAAACACAAGATGATATTAAAGAAAAGAAACCGATTATCATTAATGCAATATTCCATGAAAAATTTTCAGTTACAATACTAGTTAAAAGTCTGCCTGAACATCCACCGATAGTATTTCCGCTAATATATAGTCCCATACATAATGAAAGTGAATTAGGATGTATTTCTTCACTAATATATGTCATTGCAACAGCAACAACACCACTTAGTGCTAAACCAGTTAAAGAACGTAGTAAAACAATAGTATTCCAACTAGTCATCATTGAACATATAATAGTTAATAATGCGGCTATGAATAAAGAAGTACACATAATTATTTTTCTGCCAACCACATCAGATAACGGTCCGGTAAATAACATTCCTAAAGCCATTGTTATAGTGGCAGCAGAAAGAGATAAACTGCTTTCTGCAGGAGTTAAATAAAATTGTTTAGAAAATATTGGTAAAATAGATTGTACACAATACAGAATAGAAAAAGTAGAAAAACCACCTGAAAAAAGAGCTAAAATCACTCTATTAAATTGTTTTGTATTTTTTTTTATATACTGTTTTTTTAATACTTCTTTTTTGTTGTTTAATAAAATCAAAATATAGTCTCTACGTTAGAAAAAAATAATTTTTTATATATATATATAACCGTCATAAATGTGTTTTGCAGGACCTATCATATAAAGGGGATGTCCGAAACCTTTCCATTGTATGATTAATTTTCCACCTAACAATTTTACTTGAACACTATTAGAAAGAATTTTTTGTGCTATACCTACTGCAACTGCAGCACAAGCACCACTACCACAAGATTGCGTTTCACCTACATCACGTTCATACACTCTTAATTTAATATAATTTTTCTTTATAATTTCCATAAAACCCACATTTATTTTTTCAGGAAAAATTGGATTTTTTTCTATATTTTCACCTATAATATTTACAGGAGCATTTTTAATACACTGTACTTTAATTACACAGTGAGGATTACCAATAGAGATTACACTGCAAATTAAATTATCTTTTAAAAGTTTAATTGAAAATGGATCATCTAACTTGTTTTGAAATGACAATAATTTATAATATTTAAAATCGGGTTCATCCATATTTACTTTAATCATATTATCTGGCATGAATTCAATAATGAGTTTCCTTGTTTTTGTGCTAACAAAAATTTTTTTTTTATTGGTTAAACCTTTTAATAATAAAAAAAGACCAAAACATCTAGCACCATTTCCACATTGTTCTACTTCATTACCATTTGCATTAAAAATTTTATAATTAAAATCAAATAGAGGGTTATTTGATTTTTCAACTAATAACAATTGATCAAAACCAATTCCAGTATGACGATTAGATAATTTTTTTATCGTATGAGACAATGGAAAAAAATTATTTTCTATGCAATTAATAACCATAAAATCATTTCCTAAACCATGCATTTTAGAAAAATGAATTTTTTTCTTTTTCTTATAATTTAAATCCATTTTTTTTCCTAATTAATTATTTAAGAATTTAGTCTATAAATAAGATCGTATATTATACAAAGTTAATTATTTTTATTTTTATAATTTGTTATAATAAAAACTAACAATTAAGGATATTCTATGAATAAAAACATCACTCCAAAAAAGAATAATGAGAATTTTTATACATTAGTAAATCATTTATTTTTAAAAATAGAAGATAATTTAAATTTATATGATAATGAAATTGATATTGATTACGAAATTCAGGACTATGTTATGACTATTACTTTTTCAAAAAAGAGTGTAATTATAATTAATAAACAAGAATCATTAAAACAAATTTGGTTAGCTACAACATTAAATGGATATCACTTTAATTACAAGGAAAATAAATGGATTTGTAATCGCACTAATAAAAATTTTTGGGAGATATTTCAAAATGCATGTTCTTTTCAATCACAAAAAAAATTAATTTTTTATACAAAATAATATTTATTAAAATAAAAAAATTTATGTATCAATATAAAAA
This window encodes:
- a CDS encoding class I SAM-dependent methyltransferase, which gives rise to MKIYLVFKYYNERICHLIKLFNLKHNNNCSMALLINNNSLELYNRDNLKQKSIKVDFTSKKNNYRCCNFRKKNEILSRVVGIKKYYFPFVLDATAGLGNDAFVLAFLGCKVIMIERHPIVAALLKDGLERGYEDKKIGFWLKKRLHLLVNDSLNMLELSIPKPDVIYLDPMYPTNKKKSLPKKNMQILRKLIGKSYDCEKLLNISRKFAKKRIIVKRPCYAKPLSKDKVNFVIKNKNHRFDIYNPF
- a CDS encoding inorganic phosphate transporter, whose protein sequence is MLYLFSYSDVNHSLFVFLALLFVLLYEAINGFHDTANAVSTLIYTRAMSAHVAVIMSGLFNFLGVLLGGLTVAYAIVHLLPNDLLLNATDNNALAMVFSMLLAAIIWNLSTWYFCLPASSSHSLIGSIIGIGLTNAIITGSSLVNALNIPKMTNVFLSLILSPIIGLIVAGSLIFLLRYYFNNNKMLHRIHMTPLEREIKDGKKKPPFLIRVALILSSIGVSYAHGANDGQKGIGLIMLVLIGIVPSSFSVNLNANKNEIIYTKNALDNLEEYFLKNTTNSSNSIYKKNIIINSNINYQFQDVLKSIKNTKLLLESISNYNSLSVKQRLELRHFLLCISDIIDTTVNTNNISSHDKILLIKSKKILLKTIEYAPMWIILIVALSLSIGTMIGWKRIVVTIGEKIGKKSMTYAQAMSAQITASFSIGVASYTGIPVSTTHILSSSVAGTMLVDGDGIQAKTIKNIALAWILTLPVSILLSSLLYWIALLFI
- the dapF gene encoding diaminopimelate epimerase; this encodes MHFSKMHGLGNDFMVINCIENNFFPLSHTIKKLSNRHTGIGFDQLLLVEKSNNPLFDFNYKIFNANGNEVEQCGNGARCFGLFLLLKGLTNKKKIFVSTKTRKLIIEFMPDNMIKVNMDEPDFKYYKLLSFQNKLDDPFSIKLLKDNLICSVISIGNPHCVIKVQCIKNAPVNIIGENIEKNPIFPEKINVGFMEIIKKNYIKLRVYERDVGETQSCGSGACAAVAVGIAQKILSNSVQVKLLGGKLIIQWKGFGHPLYMIGPAKHIYDGYIYI
- the cyaY gene encoding iron donor protein CyaY, with amino-acid sequence MNKNITPKKNNENFYTLVNHLFLKIEDNLNLYDNEIDIDYEIQDYVMTITFSKKSVIIINKQESLKQIWLATTLNGYHFNYKENKWICNRTNKNFWEIFQNACSFQSQKKLIFYTK
- a CDS encoding MFS transporter, which codes for MILLNNKKEVLKKQYIKKNTKQFNRVILALFSGGFSTFSILYCVQSILPIFSKQFYLTPAESSLSLSAATITMALGMLFTGPLSDVVGRKIIMCTSLFIAALLTIICSMMTSWNTIVLLRSLTGLALSGVVAVAMTYISEEIHPNSLSLCMGLYISGNTIGGCSGRLLTSIVTENFSWNIALMIIGFFSLISSCVFLYFLPNSKNFHSISIDLRNFLNLFYAHLKNPALLVLFIIGFILMGSFVTIFNYIGYRLILEPFLLCPSSIGLLSIIYLTGVYSSPKAGILINKYHRNNILITSLILMILGVFITQYNQLLIIILGLIIFSGGFFASHSTASSWIGSYTNTAKVQATSLYLFFYYLGSSVFGTFGGFFWFHLKWSGISCFIIIMLSIGIFLSFRLKKINS